A window of the Oscillospiraceae bacterium NTUH-002-81 genome harbors these coding sequences:
- a CDS encoding response regulator transcription factor — protein MAKKVLVVDDEKLIVKGLRFSLEQEGMEVDCAYDGEEALDKAKEKEYDIILLDVMLPKQDGFAVCQQIREFSSVPIIMLTARGEDMDKILGLEYGADDYITKPFNILEVKARIKAIMRRMAVKQQKEEHNSKVLVTGDLKLDLESRRVYIAGKEINLTAKEFDVLELLLTNPNKVYSRENLLNLVWGYEYPGDVRTVDVHIRRLREKIESNPSEPKYVHTKWGVGYYFQV, from the coding sequence ATGGCAAAGAAAGTGCTGGTTGTCGATGATGAGAAGCTGATCGTAAAAGGACTGCGGTTCAGCCTGGAACAGGAAGGAATGGAAGTGGACTGCGCTTACGACGGAGAGGAAGCGCTGGACAAAGCGAAAGAGAAGGAGTACGACATCATCCTTCTGGATGTGATGCTGCCGAAGCAGGACGGTTTTGCCGTGTGCCAGCAGATCCGGGAGTTTTCTTCCGTGCCCATCATTATGCTGACCGCCCGGGGAGAGGATATGGATAAGATCCTGGGACTGGAATACGGCGCCGACGACTACATAACGAAGCCATTCAACATTCTGGAAGTGAAAGCCCGGATCAAGGCGATCATGCGCCGGATGGCAGTGAAACAGCAGAAGGAAGAGCACAACAGCAAGGTGCTGGTGACCGGCGATCTGAAGCTGGATCTGGAGAGCCGCCGGGTTTACATTGCGGGCAAAGAGATCAATCTCACCGCCAAGGAATTCGATGTGCTGGAGCTGCTGCTGACCAACCCCAACAAGGTGTACAGCCGGGAAAATCTGCTGAATCTTGTGTGGGGCTACGAGTATCCCGGCGATGTGCGTACGGTAGATGTTCATATCCGAAGACTGCGGGAGAAGATCGAGAGCAATCCCAGCGAACCGAAGTACGTGCATACCAAGTGGGGAGTAGGGTACTATTTCCAGGTTTAA
- a CDS encoding HAMP domain-containing sensor histidine kinase, which yields MLNVYESRAVELRQMELQEQCRIINNQLTACGYMDNPGSEVMDAELLQFSNIYDGRVLIIDSSLQIIKDTYLLEEGKTVVSAEVIRGFQGMGTTNYSRRHKYVEVTAPVKEADGTISGVILVSASVDSLLRIRDTLQTKGMLIQLALAAVIVVLSVAASVVLVKPLGKITHSMEDLSKGDVEEIVSVSDYTETKAISDAYNNMIRRIRKQEDSRQEFVSNVSHELKTPLTSMKVLADSLTMQGDQVPVELYREFMEDIAAEIDRENKIINDLLSLVKMDKKNADLNIQSININDLLELILKRLRPIAAKSDIELVFESFRPVVAEVDEVKLTLALSNLIENAIKYNVESGWVHVSLNADHKFFYVKVADSGIGIPEEDQERIFERFYRVDKSHSREIGGTGLGLAITRNAILMHRGAIKVYSKPGEGTTFTVRVPLAYIR from the coding sequence ATGCTGAATGTGTATGAATCCCGGGCAGTGGAGCTGCGCCAGATGGAGCTCCAGGAGCAGTGCCGGATCATCAACAATCAGCTGACGGCCTGTGGCTATATGGACAATCCGGGTTCGGAAGTGATGGACGCGGAGCTTTTGCAGTTCTCCAATATTTATGATGGCCGGGTGCTGATCATCGACAGCAGTCTGCAGATCATCAAGGACACCTATCTGCTGGAAGAGGGGAAAACCGTCGTTTCCGCTGAGGTGATCCGTGGTTTTCAGGGGATGGGCACCACCAATTATTCCAGACGGCATAAATACGTGGAGGTGACGGCACCGGTGAAGGAAGCGGACGGCACCATTTCCGGCGTGATCCTCGTGAGTGCGTCAGTGGACAGCCTGCTGCGCATCCGGGACACCCTGCAGACCAAGGGCATGCTCATCCAGCTGGCGCTGGCGGCGGTGATCGTCGTGCTGTCGGTGGCGGCTTCTGTGGTTCTCGTGAAACCGCTGGGAAAAATCACCCATTCCATGGAAGATCTGTCGAAAGGGGATGTGGAGGAGATCGTTTCGGTTTCCGATTACACGGAGACCAAGGCCATTTCCGATGCCTATAACAATATGATCCGCCGGATCCGCAAGCAGGAGGACAGCCGTCAGGAATTTGTTTCCAACGTGTCCCATGAGCTGAAAACGCCGCTGACATCCATGAAGGTGCTGGCGGATTCCCTCACCATGCAGGGCGACCAGGTGCCGGTGGAGCTGTACCGGGAGTTTATGGAGGACATTGCGGCGGAGATCGACCGGGAAAATAAGATCATCAACGATCTGCTTTCTCTGGTAAAAATGGACAAGAAAAATGCGGACCTGAATATTCAGTCTATCAACATCAATGATTTGCTGGAGCTGATCCTGAAACGGCTGCGGCCCATCGCGGCAAAATCCGATATCGAGCTGGTGTTTGAGAGCTTCCGGCCGGTGGTGGCGGAGGTGGACGAAGTGAAACTGACGCTGGCGCTGAGCAATCTGATTGAAAATGCCATCAAATACAATGTGGAGAGCGGATGGGTGCATGTGTCGCTGAACGCGGATCACAAGTTTTTCTATGTGAAGGTGGCGGACTCCGGCATCGGTATCCCGGAGGAAGACCAGGAGCGGATCTTCGAGCGTTTTTATCGGGTGGACAAATCCCATTCCCGGGAGATCGGCGGCACAGGCCTGGGGCTTGCCATCACGAGAAATGCTATCCTCATGCACCGGGGCGCCATCAAGGTGTACAGTAAGCCCGGCGAGGGGACGACTTTCACCGTGCGGGTGCCGCTGGCGTATATCCGTTAA
- a CDS encoding GerMN domain-containing protein encodes MRRYLALLLAALLLLVSCGKTEEADQGGYQIYYVNKEGTALAHEGYEPQATDTDALIGELLEQMNTAPKDASMRIAKPDGVTINGYSVEAEFIYMDFGPEYLTMNVVTEVLYRAAVVKTLTQIAGIEGVSFQVAGTPLSDQKGNAVGVMTDDSFVENTGETINAYSRDTLTLYFASEDGTHLRQERVNVVYNSNMSMEKLIMEQLIAGPQAEGYRAVLPADVTVLSISVTDGTCYVNFDGKLQNIEADITEDVALYAIVDSLTELTSIQRVQIAVNGETQTALRESRRLDQSYVRNLDLVEE; translated from the coding sequence ATGAGACGATATTTGGCATTGTTGCTGGCGGCGCTGTTGCTTCTGGTTTCCTGCGGGAAAACGGAAGAAGCAGACCAGGGCGGCTATCAGATTTATTATGTGAATAAAGAGGGCACGGCGCTGGCCCATGAGGGGTACGAACCCCAGGCGACGGACACGGATGCCCTCATCGGGGAACTGCTGGAGCAGATGAACACGGCGCCGAAGGATGCGTCCATGAGGATCGCCAAGCCGGACGGGGTGACCATCAACGGCTACAGCGTGGAGGCGGAATTCATTTATATGGATTTCGGGCCGGAGTATCTCACCATGAACGTGGTGACGGAGGTGCTTTACCGCGCCGCGGTTGTGAAGACGCTGACCCAGATCGCGGGCATTGAGGGGGTGTCCTTCCAGGTGGCGGGCACACCGCTTTCTGACCAGAAGGGCAATGCGGTGGGCGTTATGACCGATGACAGCTTTGTGGAAAATACCGGTGAGACCATCAACGCCTACAGCCGGGATACGCTGACGCTGTATTTTGCATCGGAGGATGGCACCCATCTGCGGCAGGAGCGGGTGAACGTGGTGTACAACAGCAACATGTCCATGGAGAAGCTGATCATGGAGCAGCTCATCGCAGGCCCCCAGGCGGAAGGTTATCGGGCTGTGCTGCCCGCGGATGTGACGGTGCTGAGCATCAGCGTAACGGATGGCACCTGCTACGTGAATTTCGACGGAAAACTGCAGAACATCGAGGCCGACATCACAGAGGATGTGGCACTGTATGCCATTGTGGATTCCCTGACCGAACTGACTTCCATTCAGCGGGTGCAGATCGCCGTCAACGGGGAGACCCAGACGGCGCTGCGGGAAAGCAGAAGACTGGATCAGTCCTATGTGCGGAATCTGGATCTGGTAGAAGAGTGA
- a CDS encoding DUF4131 domain-containing protein, whose protein sequence is MRRKNRIGRENNTRWRCRRPLWGCSIFLLGVCFLFLLWQDQRERAPGWEERLIPFTGRQTAVGEIYYRETGSEHTILYVKNVHLADAPAEGGPKRLLIYADNDSVISYPAFEKGSSDQSSGQLSIGSVVRTEGKIKYMEHETNPGQFDERTFYRARGILWKQYADDVRIVGHTGSFDAWFGEGLALFRENACGRLEKLFDSDTAGLFASHAFWCEK, encoded by the coding sequence GTGAGGAGGAAAAATAGAATAGGAAGAGAGAACAATACCCGCTGGCGGTGCAGGCGGCCGCTGTGGGGGTGCAGTATCTTTCTGCTGGGCGTCTGCTTTCTTTTCCTGCTGTGGCAGGATCAAAGGGAGCGCGCGCCCGGCTGGGAGGAACGCCTGATCCCATTTACCGGCAGACAGACTGCCGTGGGAGAAATCTATTACCGGGAAACCGGATCGGAACATACCATTCTTTATGTGAAAAATGTGCATCTTGCAGATGCACCCGCAGAGGGCGGACCAAAACGGCTGCTGATCTATGCGGACAACGATTCTGTCATTTCTTATCCTGCCTTTGAAAAAGGCAGTTCTGACCAATCATCCGGTCAGCTATCCATTGGTTCTGTCGTACGGACAGAGGGGAAAATCAAATATATGGAGCACGAGACAAATCCGGGGCAGTTTGATGAGCGGACTTTTTATCGTGCCCGAGGAATTTTGTGGAAGCAGTATGCCGACGATGTACGGATCGTGGGACACACCGGCAGCTTTGATGCCTGGTTCGGAGAAGGGCTGGCTCTTTTTCGGGAAAATGCCTGCGGGCGGTTGGAAAAGCTCTTTGATTCTGACACCGCCGGGCTTTTTGCAAGCCATGCTTTTTGGTGTGAAAAATAA
- a CDS encoding ComEC/Rec2 family competence protein, with protein sequence MILTPPGFLQAMLFGVKNNLPVELADGFSRMGTGHLLSISGLHFTLLMGTLHQVLRKLAVPIGPELVSGERKLCRKEPDRGQREICRKVPVRCQKRMRWKVLVRSQRKMHREKSMRKGLRRWACLLLVFGAIFAYIQMLGVRVSSLRAGIMLVLLLLAEGLGRSCDRVTAWGFAGLVVLVAQPWALLTSGFWLSFGATGAVIMALEWQEEQKRREKEAELLERRRPLPKEGEILGSKDPLPKESGIAERRKLLRSMKKVLGERQAALVKDRMWVGNPDVKPDKTRKAWRSSLGIPLFIQLALLPLQLWFFYEVPVYALVWNVLLVPMAGILLGAGVLALLVSGLLDLAGHFIVTFSVFCLGRLFGIRVPGFLRMVDLTFQEFGKIMGVFLGGPAATVSEVYQLSCKVQRLLPGSVYVCGKPALWQVLFYYGVFLGVLLAGSAENEEAFGNMENATWGQGGFRRKRLLKICLPLYMAAFLCLLFYRNRPPWQVAFLDVGQGDCAVLQEESGRTVVIDCGSSDEKGVGTYRLLPYLKYMGVQKVDAVFVSHADEDHISGIRELLEQTELPVEHLVCYAEAGEKMEPLLCLAEEREVPVLGMAAGNSLHIGQMQMTCLAPSMGDISSDENNRSLVLLEEQESVRMLFTGDMGEEEEGRLLEQIYPLTAQILKVGHHGSATSTSVPFLQEVSPGLAVISCGENNRYGHPAPETVERLMEADVRIYKTPENGAVILQIKRGKIRVNCWRK encoded by the coding sequence TTGATTCTGACACCGCCGGGCTTTTTGCAAGCCATGCTTTTTGGTGTGAAAAATAATCTGCCTGTGGAACTGGCGGATGGTTTTTCACGGATGGGCACGGGACATCTGCTCAGTATCTCCGGTCTGCATTTTACCCTGCTCATGGGGACGCTGCACCAGGTGCTGCGAAAGCTGGCGGTGCCCATCGGGCCGGAGTTGGTGAGCGGAGAACGGAAGCTGTGCCGTAAGGAACCAGACAGAGGGCAAAGAGAGATATGTCGGAAAGTGCCGGTCAGATGTCAAAAGAGGATGCGTTGGAAGGTGTTAGTCAGAAGTCAAAGGAAGATGCACCGCGAAAAGTCGATGAGAAAGGGGTTACGCAGGTGGGCTTGCTTGTTGTTGGTATTTGGGGCAATTTTCGCGTACATACAGATGCTGGGCGTGCGGGTATCCAGTCTGCGTGCCGGGATCATGCTTGTTCTGTTGCTGCTGGCGGAAGGACTGGGCCGCAGTTGTGACCGGGTGACAGCCTGGGGCTTCGCCGGTCTGGTGGTGCTGGTGGCGCAGCCCTGGGCGCTGCTCACCAGTGGTTTCTGGCTGTCTTTTGGCGCCACCGGTGCGGTGATCATGGCGCTGGAATGGCAGGAGGAGCAGAAACGGCGGGAAAAAGAGGCGGAACTGCTGGAACGGCGAAGACCACTGCCGAAGGAAGGAGAAATCCTGGGTTCGAAAGATCCGTTACCAAAAGAAAGTGGGATAGCAGAGCGGAGAAAGCTGTTGCGTTCGATGAAGAAGGTGTTGGGAGAACGACAAGCGGCTCTGGTAAAAGATCGGATGTGGGTAGGAAACCCGGACGTAAAGCCAGATAAGACAAGAAAGGCCTGGCGCAGCAGTCTGGGCATTCCCCTTTTCATTCAACTTGCCCTTTTGCCGCTGCAGCTGTGGTTTTTCTATGAAGTGCCTGTGTATGCGCTTGTTTGGAATGTGCTGCTGGTGCCAATGGCAGGAATTTTGCTGGGCGCAGGGGTGCTGGCATTGCTTGTCAGTGGACTTCTGGATCTGGCAGGACATTTCATCGTGACTTTCAGTGTGTTTTGTCTGGGACGGTTGTTTGGAATCAGAGTGCCTGGTTTTCTGCGCATGGTTGATTTGACGTTTCAGGAATTTGGAAAAATCATGGGTGTTTTTCTCGGCGGCCCGGCAGCGACGGTGAGTGAAGTTTATCAGCTGTCCTGCAAGGTACAGCGGCTGCTTCCTGGCAGTGTATACGTGTGCGGGAAGCCGGCGCTGTGGCAGGTATTGTTCTATTATGGTGTTTTTCTGGGGGTGCTGTTGGCTGGAAGTGCGGAAAACGAAGAAGCCTTCGGAAATATGGAAAATGCGACATGGGGACAAGGCGGTTTCAGGCGTAAAAGATTGTTGAAAATATGCCTGCCCTTGTATATGGCAGCTTTTCTGTGCCTGCTTTTCTACCGGAACCGTCCGCCCTGGCAGGTGGCTTTCCTTGATGTGGGCCAGGGGGATTGTGCCGTTCTGCAGGAAGAGAGCGGCAGAACCGTGGTGATCGATTGCGGCAGCAGCGACGAGAAAGGCGTGGGGACGTATCGACTGCTGCCTTATCTGAAATATATGGGGGTGCAAAAGGTGGACGCTGTGTTTGTGTCTCATGCGGATGAAGACCATATTTCCGGTATCCGGGAACTGCTGGAGCAGACAGAGCTCCCGGTAGAACATCTGGTCTGCTATGCGGAGGCGGGAGAGAAAATGGAGCCGCTTTTGTGCCTGGCAGAAGAAAGAGAAGTGCCGGTGCTGGGGATGGCAGCGGGCAATTCCCTGCACATCGGTCAGATGCAAATGACCTGTCTGGCACCGAGTATGGGGGATATTTCATCCGATGAAAACAACCGTTCCCTGGTGCTTCTGGAAGAGCAGGAGAGCGTGCGGATGCTGTTTACCGGTGATATGGGAGAGGAGGAAGAAGGACGGCTGTTGGAGCAAATTTATCCTCTTACTGCGCAGATATTAAAGGTGGGCCATCACGGCTCTGCCACTTCCACATCGGTGCCTTTTTTGCAGGAAGTCTCTCCGGGGCTGGCGGTGATTTCCTGCGGGGAAAACAACCGTTACGGCCATCCGGCACCCGAGACAGTGGAGCGCCTTATGGAGGCAGATGTCCGCATTTATAAGACGCCGGAAAACGGGGCGGTGATCCTGCAAATAAAGCGAGGAAAGATCCGCGTGAATTGTTGGAGAAAATAA
- a CDS encoding DUF4160 domain-containing protein — MPVIARFCGIVIKMYLRQKEHNPPHIHAIAGEYVGMFSLKDAEMFEGDLPLRYQVYVRQFIAEYRDALYRMWENQEFRKLPFME; from the coding sequence ATGCCAGTTATTGCGAGATTTTGTGGAATTGTAATCAAGATGTATTTGCGGCAAAAGGAGCATAATCCACCGCATATCCATGCCATAGCAGGAGAGTATGTGGGGATGTTTTCCTTGAAAGATGCAGAAATGTTTGAGGGAGATCTGCCGCTTCGATATCAGGTGTATGTCAGACAGTTTATTGCAGAATATAGAGATGCGTTGTACAGAATGTGGGAGAACCAGGAGTTCAGAAAGTTGCCGTTTATGGAATAA
- a CDS encoding helix-turn-helix domain-containing protein, giving the protein MSNRIECVQAMENMTLRVIFRDGTEKSYDVRQMYASFPQFRQLEDDFSLYQSVQVDTGGYGVSWNDDLDLDAEELWDNGVCTGRRYELDLEHRLAAALVKAREAAGITQKELARLTGIAQGDISKIENATANPSLRTLKRLAAGMGMRVQLTFDSRAATPYNEGRRNEHADHQ; this is encoded by the coding sequence ATGTCGAACAGAATAGAATGTGTACAGGCGATGGAAAATATGACGTTACGGGTGATTTTTCGGGATGGAACGGAAAAAAGCTATGATGTTCGGCAGATGTATGCGTCTTTTCCGCAGTTCCGGCAACTAGAGGATGATTTTTCGTTATACCAGTCTGTTCAGGTGGATACCGGAGGCTATGGTGTGTCCTGGAATGATGATTTGGATCTGGATGCGGAGGAACTATGGGACAATGGAGTGTGTACAGGCAGACGGTATGAGCTGGATCTGGAGCACAGACTTGCCGCTGCACTGGTAAAAGCAAGAGAGGCAGCCGGTATTACCCAGAAGGAGCTGGCAAGACTCACAGGCATTGCCCAGGGGGATATCAGCAAGATTGAGAATGCCACTGCAAATCCCTCCCTTCGTACACTGAAACGTTTGGCGGCGGGCATGGGAATGCGGGTACAGCTTACGTTTGACAGCCGTGCGGCCACCCCGTATAATGAAGGGCGGAGGAATGAGCATGCAGACCATCAATGA
- the holA gene encoding DNA polymerase III subunit delta → MQTINEDIKNGTFRRVYLLYGDEDYLKLQYKNKLLRALVTEGDTMNFSRFEGKEAQVPALIDLAETMPFFAEHRVILVEDSGFFKNAAPQLAEYLPDMPETTCMIFIEKEVDKRSKTYKSLKDIGRMVEFKTPDEKMLTRWVLTVLQKNGKKLTQPTMQLFLEKAGNSMGNIDRELEKLICYVGDREIIQMDDVEEICTGQTENRIFDMIHMMAEKRQKEALELYYDLLALKEPPMRILFLLVRQFNILLQVKTMVAAGMEQNQIADRAGLRSFTIRRYRSEAGHFSVQKLKEALRDCARAEEDVKTGRLDDRLSVELILVKYSA, encoded by the coding sequence ATGCAGACCATCAATGAAGATATCAAAAACGGCACGTTTCGCCGGGTATATCTCCTATACGGAGACGAGGATTATCTGAAATTACAATATAAGAACAAGCTGCTCCGGGCGCTGGTGACGGAGGGTGACACCATGAATTTTTCCAGATTTGAGGGGAAGGAGGCCCAGGTGCCCGCCCTCATCGATCTGGCGGAGACCATGCCCTTTTTTGCTGAGCATCGGGTGATTCTGGTGGAGGATTCCGGCTTTTTCAAAAATGCAGCGCCCCAGCTGGCGGAATATCTGCCGGATATGCCGGAGACCACCTGCATGATTTTTATAGAAAAAGAGGTTGACAAGAGAAGCAAGACGTACAAATCTCTGAAGGATATCGGGCGGATGGTGGAATTTAAGACGCCGGATGAGAAAATGCTGACCCGCTGGGTGCTGACAGTGCTGCAGAAGAATGGCAAGAAACTGACCCAGCCCACCATGCAGCTGTTTCTGGAAAAGGCCGGGAATTCCATGGGAAACATTGACCGGGAGCTGGAAAAACTCATCTGCTACGTGGGCGATCGGGAGATCATCCAGATGGACGATGTGGAGGAGATCTGCACCGGCCAGACGGAAAACCGGATTTTCGACATGATCCATATGATGGCGGAGAAGCGGCAGAAGGAAGCGCTGGAGCTGTACTATGATCTGCTGGCATTGAAAGAGCCGCCCATGCGGATCCTGTTTTTGCTGGTGCGCCAGTTCAACATCCTGCTGCAGGTGAAGACCATGGTGGCAGCAGGGATGGAGCAGAACCAGATCGCTGACCGGGCGGGGCTTCGCAGCTTTACCATTCGAAGATACCGCTCCGAGGCAGGGCATTTTTCCGTACAGAAGCTGAAAGAAGCGCTGCGGGACTGTGCCCGGGCGGAAGAGGATGTGAAGACCGGACGGCTGGACGACCGGCTGAGCGTGGAGCTGATCCTTGTAAAATACAGTGCGTAA
- the rpsT gene encoding 30S ribosomal protein S20, producing MANIKSAKKRILVNETKAARNKAIRSKVKTYVKKVEACVAAKDKEAANAALLACISEIDKACTKGVYHKNTASRKVSRLTKAVNAIA from the coding sequence TTGGCTAACATTAAATCCGCGAAGAAGAGAATTTTAGTTAACGAAACAAAAGCAGCAAGAAATAAAGCAATCAGATCCAAGGTGAAGACCTATGTGAAGAAGGTTGAGGCTTGTGTTGCAGCAAAGGATAAAGAGGCAGCTAATGCAGCTTTACTTGCTTGCATTTCCGAGATCGATAAGGCCTGCACAAAGGGCGTTTATCACAAGAACACAGCTTCCAGAAAGGTTTCCCGCTTAACCAAAGCTGTAAACGCTATCGCATAA
- the gpr gene encoding GPR endopeptidase codes for MEKFQVRTDLALEARERFEEDHVEVPGVKIEERYRQETDIRITRVVIETENGSKIMGKPRGVYVTLEAPGMSVPDEGYHREISEELARQLKQLLDDGQEQLSVLVVGLGNREVTPDALGPEVAGNLCITRHIINEYGEAAFDGEQVNRISAIVPGVMAQTGMETLEIIRGIVEQTHPTALVVVDALAARNTKRLNRTIQISDAGIHPGSGVGNHRQALTKETLGVPVIAIGVPTVVDAATIAADTMETLVEAMSQAESLKNLGYTLSQLDSAEKYQLIRELISPQLNGMFVTPKDIDETVKRISFTISEGINLALKAG; via the coding sequence ATGGAAAAATTTCAGGTGCGGACGGATCTGGCGCTGGAAGCCAGGGAACGGTTTGAGGAAGATCATGTGGAGGTGCCGGGGGTGAAGATTGAGGAGCGCTACCGGCAGGAGACGGATATCCGGATCACCCGGGTGGTCATTGAAACGGAAAATGGTTCCAAAATCATGGGAAAACCGAGGGGCGTCTATGTGACGCTGGAAGCGCCGGGCATGTCGGTGCCGGATGAGGGCTATCACCGGGAAATTTCCGAGGAGCTGGCCCGCCAGCTAAAGCAGCTTCTGGATGACGGGCAGGAGCAGCTGTCGGTGCTGGTGGTGGGGCTTGGCAACCGGGAGGTGACGCCGGACGCGCTGGGCCCGGAGGTGGCGGGAAACCTGTGCATTACCAGGCATATCATCAACGAGTACGGGGAGGCTGCCTTTGACGGAGAGCAGGTGAACCGGATCAGCGCCATCGTGCCGGGGGTCATGGCCCAGACTGGCATGGAGACGCTGGAGATCATCCGGGGCATTGTGGAGCAGACCCATCCCACGGCTCTTGTGGTGGTGGATGCCCTGGCGGCCCGGAATACGAAGCGGCTGAACCGGACGATCCAGATTTCGGATGCGGGCATTCATCCGGGTTCCGGGGTAGGCAACCACCGGCAGGCACTGACGAAGGAAACGCTGGGTGTGCCGGTCATCGCCATTGGTGTGCCCACGGTGGTGGATGCGGCCACCATTGCAGCTGATACGATGGAAACGCTGGTGGAGGCCATGAGCCAGGCGGAAAGTCTGAAAAATCTGGGTTATACGTTAAGCCAGCTGGATTCCGCGGAAAAATATCAGCTGATTCGGGAGCTGATCTCGCCCCAGCTTAACGGTATGTTTGTGACGCCCAAGGATATCGACGAGACGGTCAAACGGATCAGTTTTACCATTTCAGAGGGCATCAACCTGGCGCTGAAAGCAGGATGA
- a CDS encoding stage II sporulation protein P, with the protein MRPGFYKGLHRVLRLACGAAGVYLVLKSYAVLGKGENASHVNAFLQQLEYEAQTAAVRQVLPGLLYPAQAGKTSESLTEGIVREAFRLMPLYRYAEQALLYEDGQEEEFSLAGAEALGTDGSPPSHNSQSGADGNGQSDQVTDNIESEGQIMNRSSEESDNLETNGSDDAMNGQSTNSDGTRSAGTGENGQLPQTRVELADSGLPSTDAGTDGEAAVETSVQPAPGGIVYSAAQLADFDFLLDHFYTVDASTAISGALLDGEDLLSRDMTVDHSVDGPEILIYHSHSQEGFVDSEEGNLDTTIVGVGDYLTELLEKRYGYRVLHNREVFDLVDGEEDRNRAFTLSGNRVKELMEQYPSIQVILDLHRDGLSEDTHLVTDINGKPTARFMFFNGLSYSRKNGEISYLPNPYIADNLALTLQLQLKAQEYYPGVTRKIYLKTYRYNLHLCPKAMLVECGAQTNTLEEEKNACEPLASILHMVLQ; encoded by the coding sequence ATGAGACCCGGTTTTTATAAGGGATTGCATAGAGTGCTGCGGCTGGCCTGCGGGGCGGCCGGGGTTTATCTGGTATTGAAAAGTTATGCGGTGCTGGGAAAAGGGGAAAATGCCAGCCATGTGAATGCGTTTTTGCAGCAGTTAGAATATGAGGCCCAGACGGCGGCGGTGCGGCAGGTGCTGCCGGGACTTTTATACCCGGCACAAGCCGGAAAAACCAGTGAGAGCCTGACGGAGGGCATTGTGCGGGAGGCGTTCCGGCTTATGCCCCTGTACCGGTATGCGGAGCAGGCGCTACTGTATGAGGACGGACAGGAGGAAGAATTTTCCCTAGCCGGGGCAGAAGCGCTGGGGACGGATGGAAGTCCGCCATCACATAACAGCCAGTCAGGTGCAGATGGTAACGGCCAATCCGACCAGGTGACAGACAACATAGAGAGTGAAGGACAGATCATGAACAGAAGCAGTGAAGAGTCTGACAATCTGGAAACAAATGGAAGTGATGACGCAATGAATGGACAGTCAACCAACAGTGACGGAACAAGAAGCGCCGGTACAGGAGAAAACGGGCAGCTGCCCCAGACCCGGGTGGAGCTGGCGGACAGTGGCCTGCCTTCCACAGATGCCGGAACAGACGGGGAAGCGGCGGTGGAGACTTCCGTGCAGCCTGCGCCCGGCGGCATCGTGTACAGCGCCGCACAGCTGGCGGATTTTGATTTTCTGCTGGATCATTTTTATACGGTGGATGCTTCCACCGCCATCAGCGGTGCCCTGCTGGACGGTGAGGATCTGCTTTCCAGGGATATGACGGTGGATCATTCCGTGGATGGCCCGGAGATTCTGATCTATCATTCCCATTCCCAGGAGGGCTTTGTGGATTCTGAGGAGGGCAATCTGGACACGACCATTGTGGGAGTGGGGGATTATCTGACGGAGCTTCTGGAAAAAAGGTACGGCTACCGGGTGCTGCACAACCGGGAGGTGTTCGATCTGGTGGACGGGGAGGAAGACCGGAACCGGGCATTTACGCTGTCGGGCAACCGGGTGAAGGAGCTGATGGAACAATATCCCTCCATTCAGGTCATTCTGGATCTGCACCGGGACGGTTTAAGCGAGGACACCCATCTGGTGACGGACATCAATGGAAAGCCCACGGCCCGGTTCATGTTTTTCAACGGGTTGTCTTATTCCCGGAAAAACGGGGAGATTTCCTATCTGCCAAATCCCTATATTGCGGATAATCTGGCGCTGACCCTGCAGCTGCAGTTAAAAGCCCAGGAATATTACCCGGGGGTGACGCGGAAGATTTATCTGAAAACGTACCGCTACAACCTGCACCTGTGCCCGAAGGCCATGCTGGTGGAGTGCGGCGCCCAGACGAACACGCTGGAGGAGGAGAAAAATGCCTGTGAGCCGCTGGCGTCGATTTTACATATGGTATTGCAATAG